In Carassius auratus strain Wakin chromosome 49, ASM336829v1, whole genome shotgun sequence, one DNA window encodes the following:
- the ralaa gene encoding ras-related protein Ral-A: MATAKPKGQNSLALHKVIMVGSGGVGKSALTLQFMYDEFVEDYEPTKADSYRKKVVLDGEEVQIDILDTAGQEDYAAIRDNYFRSGEGFLCVFSITELESFAATADFREQILRVKEDENVPFLLVGNKSDLEDRRQVNADEAKARADQWGVCYVETSAKTRANVDKVFFDLMREIRARKMEDSKEKNGKKKGKSLAKRIRERCCIL, from the exons ATGGCAACAGCCAAGCCCAAAGGGCAGAACTCGCTGGCTCTGCACAAGGTGATCATGGTCGGGAGCGGCGGAGTGGGGAAGTCCGCTTTAACTTTGCAGTTCATGTATGATGAG TTTGTGGAGGACTACGAGCCCACGAAAGCGGACAGCTACAGGAAGAAGGTGGTTCTGGACGGCGAGGAGGTGCAGATAGATATTCTGGACACCGCCGGTCAGGAGGACTATGCAGCGATCAGAGATAACTACTTCCGAAGCGGCGAGGGCTTCCTCTGCGTCTTCTCCATCACCGAATTAGAGTCTTTTGCAGCGACTGCTGATTTCAG AGAGCAGATTCTGCGGGTGAAGGAAGATGAGAACGTCCCCTTCCTGTTGGTGGGAAATAAGTCGGATCTGGAGGACAGGAGACAGGTGAACGCCGACGAGGCCAAAGCCAGAGCGGATCAGTGGGGCGTGTGCTACGTGGAGACGTCTGCTAAAACCAGAGCCAATGTAGACAAG GTTTTCTTTGACCTCATGAGGGAAATTCGTGCTAGGAAGATGGAGGACAGCAAGGAAAAGAACGGAAAGAAGAAGGGAAAAAGTCTGGCCAAACGAATCCGTGAAAGATGCTGCATTTTATAG